The Mangifera indica cultivar Alphonso chromosome 12, CATAS_Mindica_2.1, whole genome shotgun sequence DNA window CATTTGTGATTTGAGTGAGGGTTAATGTTTCTTTTTGCTTCTCATAGGCTATTAAGAGTTCAGCAGCAATGGGtgataatacaattaatttaacGGTTGATGGAGGTGTCGTCAAGCAAATCATAAGGCGAGCTAAGGCTGATGCACTTAGTCCGTCAGAGGACCGACCTCTCGTGGATGGCATGTTCTTGTGACTTACAGTCATTTCATATTACTTAAgaatttgtatttttctttttcagtttcttGAAACATTCACGTTTCTATAACTTTTCCCATTTACAATGCTGTGATAAGGTTAAGTATGCAGTCAAGTTGTGTGATTGTTTCAATGCCCTCACTTGAGTTCAGCAATTTGTGAAGGGGTCCAACACATCTTATCCTTGACATATTGCTGTTTTTGTGATATAGTTCATTATGAGGGGACTCTTGCTGAAACTGGTGAAGTTTTTGATACTACGCATGAAGATAATTCTGTCTTCTCTTTTGAGCTTGGAAAGGGATCAGTCATTCAGGCTTGGGACATTGCATTGAGAACCATGAAGGTCGAATAACATTAATTATCTTAATGTTTGTTGTTGCTGTGAATAAATTTGCTGTCACTTAGTATTTCTGGTTGTTTCTGCTAGGTTGGGGAGGTAGCAAAAATAATTTGCAAGCCAGAATACGCCTATGGCAGTGCAGGATCTCCTCCAGATATCCCACCCAAGTAAGTATGTGAATATAGATAGCTATGTGTATTTCAATTGACGCCAGATCAGTATGTCTGTCAAGCAAAAATCTGGGATTTGAAGTCCATTTGCACTCATATAATTGGGACCTTATATTCTCAAGGTTGATATATCATACCAAGAAATGGAAAAATGTACGGAAAACAGATTTAGTGTTTGGAAATAACTTTCCCAATCAAAATAGATACAAGAGTCAGAAGCAACCCTTTGTTTAGCcattaaatgattttcaaaattttgatcacTATGCTTGGCTTAATGTCTTTGTTTCATAGTCATAtgtaaaatttgtgtttatttgAATAGCATTAGTATGGATGCTGAgtttattgcatttattttgTGCAGTGCAACCCTTATCTTTGAGGTGGAGCTTCTGTCCTGCAGGCCAAGAAAGGGCACTAGTCTGGGCAGTGTTTCAGAGGAAAGAGCTAGGCTAGAGTAAGTCTCTCGGATCcttttattatttgatgatGTACATTAAACTCTACCTGTCAATTAGATCTTAGGTACGTTGATGAACATAATATGgtttttggaaaaattaaaacagGGAGCTAAAGAGACAGAGAGAACTAGCAGCTGCTGccaaagaggaagagaagaagaaaagggaagaaGCCaaagctgctgctgctgctcgCATTCAAGCCAAGTTGGAAGCCAAGAAGGGTCAAGGAAAGGGAAAGGGCAAAGCAAAATAGGGCCATCTCCCATTCTCATACCCAAAaagataatatatgattatctAATGGATATTTCAAAGTGCATCATGAAGCGTGATCGTTGACTTTCCGGTATAATTTGTGGAAACCATCGATAATCAACGATGGAATTTGTTACAGAATTAAGGGTGTGCAGTATTCAGTATTCACCTCAAATGGTAAAATCAGACCAAGTTGTTCAgaaatcatgattttatttagttacatcagtatgaaataattgagagTGATTgacttaatatatttaaaccaaaatataacccaaattaaatcgtattttttcaatttgattttatttagtttataacataaaatagattaatttggttggatttgaaattttttcagaCTTTgtatttttagtttgatttgaaaatttttttacacaaCTTAAATCAGACCATACACACGCCTACACAGAACTTCATAATTATCTCaaactcaataaataaattcaagaaatatataattttcaatacaaaCTTACAATCATACATCTGTTTTCGGTGATTGATCATCCAGTATTAGGCAATTTCTTTCATGCCTAAATCAAGATAATCACACCATGTTGGTAGCCTTAAAAAGTAGACCTTTTCTTGCTGATCAATGGGATTGTATGTGAGAGTATAATCAACAGATAAATACAACGATCTACAAGCCTGTTCAGGTAATTAAACCATGCATGAAGCATCCAATTCACCTTGTCTGGAATTGTGCCAACTGGGTCTTGCTGAGAGTTTACATACGGGACATGTTCCCTGTTGCCGCAACCATGGATCAATGCAATTTGCATGGAACTGCAAAACAATATGGTTCACTAGCATAAGTGATGACACTCAGttttcaacaaatttgaaaaactaacttcCACACTTCATAGCATGGCAAAAACACAGAGGACTTGAACTGTTAGGCTTCATTGTGGAAAGGACTCTAAAATATTtccttagaattttttttttcaaatggaaaatataaaatgagGATAAACCTGATGCAAGCATGGCAAGCTTCGGACAGTTTCACCAATGGTAACTTGCTCCAAGCAAACAGTGCAAGTCAGTTCATCTTCACCCTTCAAGCTCTCAATCACAATTGCTGAATCTACCTTTTTCAGCTAAAGaccaaaaaatgtaaataattccTCTCTTCatctatgaaaattttgaattaagttgaAAAATCAGCTTTTATAGTCATAAGAAAAAGCAATCAAGATCTTTAGAAGACCTTTTCTACAAAGATTTATAAAGAAGCTGTAATAAGACAAAAGGATGAGATTGAAGAGGAAAGAACAAACAATACTATTTCcattaaaaatgaatatctACATAGGGCTGTGGGCAAATTTTAATAGCAGATGCAATGCATATCTATTCAACATTAATGGAATAATTCAATCAAGTCGAACAGATCACTAATGAATAAAAATGCATGACTAGTAGAtgacttttatttattttattccaaatattagaaaaaagCTAATACCTCAGTAGGGCCTGACGATGAGGCATGTTGCATTAAGGAGCCAGTACTGCCAACAAAGTCAGGTTGTCAAGCACCACAAACATGCAAAACATTAAAGGAGGGTCATCTTTTCCAATAAACATCAGCAGGACAAGGCATCCTTAAATCATACGAAGAAAGTAGATAAACTAACAAAATGTACCTTTGACTTTGAGAGCCAGAGACCTTATATTTATGAACTGGAAGGGCATTTATCTCTTCTTCACTCATTGAAGCGGTTGTAGGGACATTGTCAGCATCCAGTGCTCTCAAAGCTTCATAATCTATAGATACACAACCACAATTATGAACAAacctttttcaaacaaaataaataaatatttaactaaagCAAATAATAAACAGATAAATCATTCTATCTTTTACAGCAACAATTAATTCAGTACAACTTTTTCTAGCTCATAGTCACCTTAAAAACACAGAATTAAGCATAATACCACACCTAAATCATCAAATTCACGGTCAAGGAGTGCCAGCTGGAGTCTGAGGCCTTGTAAACGGCCCCTGGATGCAAATGCTATGGCTGGTGGCATATGCAACCGCAATTCAGTATGACTAAGAAGGCCATTGGCTACAGCAGCATGGGCTTGTGCTTGAGCTTGAAGTTGCTGACAAGTTGCATACATCCTTAGCGATGTGGCCAACAAAAAGATACCAAGCACAAGCCAAAGCTACACAGAAATTGACAAGAAGTCCTGTTGGGTTTctatttaaagaatataaactTGAGTCACGTGGACCAGAAAGACTAAAATGTCAAGTATATGTACAGAGTTACAGAAATACCAGAAAATTTGATGACATCTGATGTGAATTCAATATCATGAATAGCAAGAGAACTGTCACATGAAACCCACAGTCGATTAATCATAATAACACCAATGTAATGCATCATACATTACCACATCAAAGAAAaaccatatataaaaaaatacaagtcaTGAACTTAAGTACCTGTAACAAGGAAAGCAAGAGAGTTGGAATTAACAGGTCGAGTAGCATGAACACGCTGTGACAGAACAAATTCAATATCAAAAGATATCAACAAAAACTGACAACAAAATGTATCATAAAAGCTCAAATTGTAAAGGTAGCATACCACTGTCCGCCGCTCTGGAATAAATCCTGGAAACCCATTTTCTAAATCCGCTCTAGAACCTCGAAAAACAAAACTCATGGTTGAATGACTTCACAATCGCTTCACTAACATATACGATCAATCAAACTCAGAGAGCCACCAAAGCTTTCACAAAGCTTCTAAGAATCTGCAAATGTTCAAAGCCATACAATCACGCAAAATGCTAAACAAAATGAAACACAGACAATTAAAATTCAATACACATTAAGAATACTTATATAGGAGAATGCCACGGTACTAGAATCAAAATCGCGGTAACATTATCTCTAGCATTACAATTGTAACATTCGACACGGAAATTTGAAGCTTCAATCGAATAACATGCAAGGCACATAtctaattagggttttttttttcatatatttatatataaaattagggtttcaaaCAAAGAcagtcaaattaaaataatcctaGTCATTACTCACAATCTAATGCGtttaatgatgataattttcATTCCATAAACGTCAATAAGCGACGAATGACAGGGTCTTAAAGAGAGAtcgagagaagaagaagatgacttACAGCGTGAAATCAAAACAACAGTGGATCGGATCGATTAACGCAATTTGATCAAACAAATTTCTCTCTCGTTACATCGGAGGCGAGGAGGAGTTGGATCGGAGGATTTGCGTAGGACGCTTTGGATTCCAATTTAGAACAACTCTTTCCACCGTTTAATCTGGTGGAAGAATCGTTGATTAGTCTGCGAATTACGGGATCAGTGCTGCCGTT harbors:
- the LOC123192829 gene encoding peptidyl-prolyl cis-trans isomerase FKBP20-1 — translated: MGDNTINLTVDGGVVKQIIRRAKADALSPSEDRPLVDVHYEGTLAETGEVFDTTHEDNSVFSFELGKGSVIQAWDIALRTMKVGEVAKIICKPEYAYGSAGSPPDIPPNATLIFEVELLSCRPRKGTSLGSVSEERARLEELKRQRELAAAAKEEEKKKREEAKAAAAARIQAKLEAKKGQGKGKGKAK
- the LOC123192830 gene encoding E3 ubiquitin-protein ligase SDIR1, with translation MSFVFRGSRADLENGFPGFIPERRTVRVHATRPVNSNSLAFLVTVLLLFMILNSHQMSSNFLLWLVLGIFLLATSLRMYATCQQLQAQAQAHAAVANGLLSHTELRLHMPPAIAFASRGRLQGLRLQLALLDREFDDLDYEALRALDADNVPTTASMSEEEINALPVHKYKVSGSQSQSTGSLMQHASSSGPTELKKVDSAIVIESLKGEDELTCTVCLEQVTIGETVRSLPCLHQFHANCIDPWLRQQGTCPVCKLSARPSWHNSRQGELDASCMV